Within the Burkholderiales bacterium genome, the region AGGGTTTCGGGAATCGCCGCGCAATTGATCGCCACGAAGCGCTGGCCGCGGCGGGAGGAGAGGTCGTGCAGCCCCCGCGCCAAAAGCTCCTTCCCGGTGCCGGATTCCCCCTGGATCAGCACCGTGGCGGAGGTCGCCGCCACTTTTTCAATGGTGCGGCAGATCCTCTGCATCTCGGGGTCCCGGGTCAGAATCCCCGACAGGGGTCCCGCCGCCTCCCGCTCCTGGAGCCGGCGGTTTTCCTCCTGCAGCTCGTACAGCCGGAACGCCCGCTCGATGGTGAGCCCCAGGATCTCGGGCTCGAAAGGCTTGGCATAGAAGTCGTAGGCCCCCAGGGCGATGCACTTCAAGGCGTTGGCCCGGTCGTGCTGCCCGGTGAGCACGATCACCTTGGTGTCCGGGGCGACGGAAAGGATCTCCCCCAGAAGCTTCAACCCTTCGGATACGTCGTCCGGCGCGGGCGGCAGGCCCAGGTCCATCACCGCGACCGCCGGCTCGTGGCGGCGAAGCTGGCCGATGGCGCTGTCCCGGTCGCCCGCCAGCACGACTTCGTACTGGTCGAACGCCCAGCGCATCTGCTTGGCGAGGGCCGGATCGTCCTCCACGATGAGCAAAGGTCTGCGCTTCTCGCTCATGCGACTTCCCGTTTTTCTCCCTCGAGCGGTCGCCGCTCCGGCCGGGGCAACAGCATACGGATGCGCGTCCCCTCCCCCGGGCGGCTGTCCACCAGGAGCTTGCCGCCCAGCTCGGCCACGTACTGGGCGCTCTCGTACGCCCCGATGCCAGTGCCGGCGGGCTTGGTGGTGCGGAACGGCTTGAACAGCTCGTCCCGTACGAATTCCGGCGTCATGCCCTTGCCGTTGTCCGCCACGTCCACCACCGCGTGGGCACCGTCGAAATAGGCCTTGAGCTCCACCCGTCCGGTTTCATCCGTCGCCTCCAGCGCGTTTTGCACCAG harbors:
- a CDS encoding hypothetical protein (possible pseudo, frameshifted), whose amino-acid sequence is MSEKRRPLLIVEDDPALAKQMRWAFDQYEVVLAGDRDSAIGQLRRHEPAVAVMDLGLPPAPDDVSEGLKLLGEILSVAPDTKVIVLTGQHDRANALKCIALGAYDFYAKPFEPEILGLTIERAFRLYELQEENRRLQEREAAGPLSGILTRDPEMQRICRTIEKVAATSATVLIQGESGTGKELLARGLHDLSSRRGQRFVAINCAAIPETLLESELFGYEKGAFTGATRQNIGKIETAHKGTLFLDEIGDLPQALQAKLLRFLQERVIERIGGREEIPWTCASSARPTRT